The Elgaria multicarinata webbii isolate HBS135686 ecotype San Diego chromosome 4, rElgMul1.1.pri, whole genome shotgun sequence genome contains a region encoding:
- the LOC134398460 gene encoding gamma-aminobutyric acid receptor subunit rho-1 isoform X1 yields MRPGFGGPAIPVGVDVQVESLDSISEVDMDFTMTLYLRHYWKDERLSFPSTNNQSMTFDGRLVKKIWVPDMFFVHSKRSFIHDTTTDNVMLRVQPDGKVLYSLRVTVTAMCNMDFSRFPLDTQTCSLEIESYAYTEDDLMLYWKNGNDSLKTDERISLSQFLIQEFHTTTKLAFYSSTGWYNRLYINFTLRRHIFFFLLQTYFPATLMVMLSWVSFWIDRRAVPARVPLGITTVLTMSTIITGVNASMPRVSYIKAVDIYLWVSFVFVFLSVLEYAAVNYLTTVQERKERKLRDKQLPCTCALPQTRQMMGMDGSYSDGEVNELEQYVSENGDKQDRMMVQLALGSERNSSRRKNQRYSSMRIDTHAIDKYSRIIFPGSYILFNLIYWSIFS; encoded by the exons ATGCGACCAGGTTTTGGAG GACCTGCAATTCCTGTTGGAGTAGATGTACAAGTTGAAAGCTTGGATAGTATTTCAGAGGTTGACATG GACTTCACCATGACACTTTACCTTAGGCATTACTGGAAAGACGAACGACTATCATTTCCAAGTACCAATAACCAAAGTATGACCTTTGATGGCAGACTAGTGAAAAAGATCTGGGTACCTGACATGTTCTTTGTACATTCCAAACGCTCCTTTATCCATGATACCACTACAGATAACGTCATGCTTCGGGTCCAGCCAGATGGGAAAGTGCTTTACAGCTTGAG GGTCACAGTAACAGCAATGTGCAACATGGATTTCAGTCGCTTTCCCCTTGACACACAAACGTGTTCTCTGGAAATTGAAAGCT atgcttATACTGAAGATGATCTCATGCTGTACTGGAAGAATGGGAATGACTCCCTGAAAACAGATGAGAGGATATCACTCTCCCAGTTCCTTATACAAGAGTTTCACACTACCACCAAACTTGCCTTCTATAGCAGCACAG GCTGGTACAACCGTCTCTACATCAACTTCACTTTACGCCggcatatcttcttcttcttgctccaGACCTATTTCCCTGCCACTCTGATGGTCATGCTGTCCTGGGTGTCCTTTTGGATAGACCGCAGAGCTGTGCCTGCACGAGTTCCCTTAG GAATCACGACGGTGCTGACCATGTCTACCATTATCACGGGTGTCAACGCCTCCATGCCTCGGGTTTCCTACATCAAAGCTGTGGACATTTACCTCTGGGTCAGTTTTGTGTTCGTCTTTCTCTCAGTGTTAGAGTATGCAGCAGTGAACTACTTGACTACAGTACAAGAACGGAAGGAACGGAAGCTGCGAGACAAG CAGCTTCCTTGCACTTGTGCGCTACCCCAGACAAGGCAAATGATGGGGATGGATGGCAGCTACAGTGATGGAGAAGTGAATGAACTGGAACAGTATGTGTCTGAAAATGGAGATAAACAGGACAGAATGATGGTTCAACTGGCGCTTGGCTCAGAAAGGAATTCAAGCAGGAGGAAAAACCAGAGATACAGCAGCATGAGGATTGACACCCATGCCATTGACAagtattccagaataatattccCAGggtcatatattttatttaatctgATATACTGGTCTATCTTTTCATAG
- the LOC134398460 gene encoding gamma-aminobutyric acid receptor subunit rho-1 isoform X2, protein MRPGFGGPAIPVGVDVQVESLDSISEVDMDFTMTLYLRHYWKDERLSFPSTNNQSMTFDGRLVKKIWVPDMFFVHSKRSFIHDTTTDNVMLRVQPDGKVLYSLRVTVTAMCNMDFSRFPLDTQTCSLEIESYAYTEDDLMLYWKNGNDSLKTDERISLSQFLIQEFHTTTKLAFYSSTGWYNRLYINFTLRRHIFFFLLQTYFPATLMVMLSWVSFWIDRRAVPARVPLGITTVLTMSTIITGVNASMPRVSYIKAVDIYLWVSFVFVFLSVLEYAAVNYLTTVQERKERKLRDKLPCTCALPQTRQMMGMDGSYSDGEVNELEQYVSENGDKQDRMMVQLALGSERNSSRRKNQRYSSMRIDTHAIDKYSRIIFPGSYILFNLIYWSIFS, encoded by the exons ATGCGACCAGGTTTTGGAG GACCTGCAATTCCTGTTGGAGTAGATGTACAAGTTGAAAGCTTGGATAGTATTTCAGAGGTTGACATG GACTTCACCATGACACTTTACCTTAGGCATTACTGGAAAGACGAACGACTATCATTTCCAAGTACCAATAACCAAAGTATGACCTTTGATGGCAGACTAGTGAAAAAGATCTGGGTACCTGACATGTTCTTTGTACATTCCAAACGCTCCTTTATCCATGATACCACTACAGATAACGTCATGCTTCGGGTCCAGCCAGATGGGAAAGTGCTTTACAGCTTGAG GGTCACAGTAACAGCAATGTGCAACATGGATTTCAGTCGCTTTCCCCTTGACACACAAACGTGTTCTCTGGAAATTGAAAGCT atgcttATACTGAAGATGATCTCATGCTGTACTGGAAGAATGGGAATGACTCCCTGAAAACAGATGAGAGGATATCACTCTCCCAGTTCCTTATACAAGAGTTTCACACTACCACCAAACTTGCCTTCTATAGCAGCACAG GCTGGTACAACCGTCTCTACATCAACTTCACTTTACGCCggcatatcttcttcttcttgctccaGACCTATTTCCCTGCCACTCTGATGGTCATGCTGTCCTGGGTGTCCTTTTGGATAGACCGCAGAGCTGTGCCTGCACGAGTTCCCTTAG GAATCACGACGGTGCTGACCATGTCTACCATTATCACGGGTGTCAACGCCTCCATGCCTCGGGTTTCCTACATCAAAGCTGTGGACATTTACCTCTGGGTCAGTTTTGTGTTCGTCTTTCTCTCAGTGTTAGAGTATGCAGCAGTGAACTACTTGACTACAGTACAAGAACGGAAGGAACGGAAGCTGCGAGACAAG CTTCCTTGCACTTGTGCGCTACCCCAGACAAGGCAAATGATGGGGATGGATGGCAGCTACAGTGATGGAGAAGTGAATGAACTGGAACAGTATGTGTCTGAAAATGGAGATAAACAGGACAGAATGATGGTTCAACTGGCGCTTGGCTCAGAAAGGAATTCAAGCAGGAGGAAAAACCAGAGATACAGCAGCATGAGGATTGACACCCATGCCATTGACAagtattccagaataatattccCAGggtcatatattttatttaatctgATATACTGGTCTATCTTTTCATAG
- the LOC134398212 gene encoding xaa-Arg dipeptidase-like has translation MTHASGRLVPSLRRRSQLTTGDSVRLEELKRRAAECIEASSERLGELSREIWSRPELAYEEHQAHGAMTRFFASRPSPTSSAAAWSVQRNYKLETAFRADWQWDGGPGEAGQALPLRLGFLCEYDALPGIGHACGHNLIAEVGAGAALGLKGALESLRHGPANAAGLPRQAPAVKVRRARAPHTHPTVPPSNLFIHLFIDYMYILLTIF, from the exons ATGACACATGCCAg CGGCCGCCTGGTTCCGTCTCTGAGGCGAAGAAGCCAGTTGACGACGGGCGATTCGGTGCGCCTGGAGGAGCTGAAGCGGCGGGCAGCCGAGTGCATCGAGGCGTCGTCGGAGCGCCTGGGAGAGCTGAGCCGGGAGATCTGGAGCCGGCCGGAACTCGCCTACGAGGAGCACCAGGCACACGGCGCCATGACGCGCTTCTTCGCCAGCCGCCCCTCGCCGACCTCCTCCGCCGCCGCTTGGTCGGTGCAGCGCAACTACAAGCTGGAGACGGCCTTCCGGGCGGACTGGCAGTGGGACGGGGGCCCCGGCGAGGCGGGCCAGGCGCTGCCGCTCCGCCTGGGCTTCCTGTGCGAGTACGACGCCCTGCCCGGCATCGGCCACGCTTGCGGCCACAACCTCATCGCCGAAGTGGGCGCCGGCGCAGCGCTGGGCCTGAAAGGCGCCCTGGAGAGCCTTCGCCACGGCCCCGCCAACGCCGCAGGGCTCCCCCGCCAGGCCCCCGCCGTCAAGGTGAGGCGGGCGAGGGCCCCGCACACGCATCCCACGGTCCCTCCCTCCAACCTATTTATTCATCTGTTTATTGATTACATGTATATATTGCTgaccatattttaa